The following proteins are encoded in a genomic region of Haloarcula marina:
- a CDS encoding glycosyltransferase family 4 protein, with product MAHIALIRGPYLRPDGVRPWEYLHNETDHRVVAFESDPPRFDTDSLSMPVEQLPWPDGWLNLFGYDHFISRAVRKLRFPSDYMVGLGDLIERFDVLHTSENFNLFSAQAARATRGTDTAFAFSTGENIPYPLYQRNPLLWKTKQYVNRRAAGITTTTPLGRRALIHEGVPHEKVTVLPNAIDTERFAPVEDARPADVSLPTELNSTRNVLFVHGLCEQKGTYDLLSAFERIENEDARLVLLGTDELDDEASARIAKSERIVWRERIPYTQMPTLYNLADVAVLPSVTMPNNEEQFGMAVLEAMACGTATVVTDVGGLPYVVSEGESSLVVPERSPLDLARAIENLLCDEVRRTELGNNGRHRAYERYRPAVVGEQLREFYDDLTHE from the coding sequence ATGGCCCATATCGCTCTGATTCGGGGTCCGTATCTCCGACCAGACGGGGTCCGTCCGTGGGAGTACCTCCACAATGAGACAGACCACCGGGTCGTTGCCTTCGAAAGCGACCCGCCGCGGTTCGACACCGACTCCCTATCAATGCCGGTTGAACAGCTCCCGTGGCCGGACGGCTGGCTCAACCTATTTGGGTACGACCACTTTATTTCGCGGGCGGTCAGGAAGCTTCGGTTCCCTTCGGACTACATGGTCGGACTCGGGGACCTGATAGAGCGGTTCGACGTACTCCACACCAGTGAGAACTTCAATCTATTTTCGGCCCAGGCTGCGCGCGCGACGCGTGGCACGGATACGGCGTTCGCGTTCAGCACCGGCGAGAATATCCCCTATCCCCTCTACCAGCGCAACCCGCTCCTCTGGAAGACGAAACAGTACGTCAACCGGCGCGCGGCCGGTATTACGACTACGACACCGCTTGGAAGACGCGCGCTGATCCACGAGGGTGTCCCTCATGAGAAGGTGACCGTACTGCCAAACGCGATAGACACAGAGCGGTTCGCACCAGTTGAGGACGCCCGGCCGGCGGATGTCAGTCTGCCGACCGAGCTGAACTCAACCCGAAACGTGCTGTTCGTTCATGGCCTTTGCGAGCAGAAAGGGACCTACGACCTCCTGAGTGCGTTCGAGCGCATCGAGAATGAAGATGCTCGCCTCGTCTTGCTGGGGACCGACGAACTTGACGACGAGGCCAGCGCGCGTATCGCCAAAAGTGAGCGCATCGTTTGGCGCGAGCGGATTCCATACACTCAGATGCCGACACTCTACAACCTCGCGGACGTAGCAGTACTACCGAGCGTGACGATGCCGAACAACGAGGAGCAGTTCGGCATGGCGGTTCTTGAGGCGATGGCCTGCGGTACGGCCACTGTCGTGACGGACGTCGGGGGGTTGCCCTACGTCGTCTCTGAAGGGGAGAGTTCGCTTGTCGTTCCGGAACGGTCGCCCTTGGACCTAGCTAGGGCCATTGAGAACCTCCTTTGCGACGAGGTTCGACGAACGGAACTAGGAAACAACGGCAGACATCGCGCTTACGAGCGCTACCGGCCAGCTGTCGTCGGCGAACAGCTACGTGAGTTCTACGACGATCTAACACATGAATGA
- a CDS encoding nucleotide sugar dehydrogenase yields the protein MRRLAVFGLGYVGSEVAMLASERGFEVTGVDTDSTVVQAAQDAPLTTSERFTATTDGAAAVTGADTVVVTVPTPIDSSFSVDLSALQAVCETVATGLPESPGGTLVVVESTIPPGTVSDIVAPAFEDLGHVPGQDVQLAHAPERIDPGNDEWSLAEIPRVVGADNDSGLDAAVTFYERLLDASIHPVSSTAAAAASKIIENAYRDINIAFVNEIATTLEQLGIDTTEVLDAADTKPFGFTRFSPGAGVGGHCIPIDPYFLIEKATSKDLNSRFLETAREINDKMPRYVADKTIHYLVRSGRLPQHASVLLLGKAFKPDIPDTRNSPYFPIRTALETYDVSIHTYDPLLPSESTVESPYQPVDAVVLVTDHEAFRGLDPERLADRGVEVVVDGRNVLDADAIRAAGLRYAGVGRP from the coding sequence ATGCGACGGCTAGCTGTCTTCGGGCTCGGATACGTCGGCAGCGAGGTCGCTATGCTGGCAAGCGAACGAGGATTCGAGGTTACTGGTGTCGACACCGACTCGACCGTCGTCCAGGCGGCCCAAGACGCTCCGCTCACCACCTCCGAGCGGTTCACTGCAACGACTGACGGGGCTGCTGCCGTCACGGGCGCCGACACAGTCGTTGTCACCGTCCCGACACCAATCGATTCTTCGTTCTCCGTCGACCTCTCGGCGCTCCAAGCTGTCTGTGAGACGGTGGCTACCGGGCTACCGGAGTCTCCTGGTGGGACACTCGTCGTCGTCGAGTCGACGATACCCCCGGGGACCGTCTCGGACATTGTCGCTCCAGCCTTCGAGGATCTCGGTCACGTGCCCGGTCAAGATGTCCAACTGGCACATGCTCCCGAGCGTATTGACCCCGGAAACGACGAGTGGTCGCTCGCCGAGATTCCCCGGGTCGTCGGCGCCGACAATGACAGCGGGCTTGACGCCGCGGTGACTTTTTACGAGCGGCTCTTGGATGCGTCCATCCACCCCGTCTCCTCGACGGCCGCAGCAGCGGCCTCGAAGATAATCGAGAATGCGTACCGCGACATCAATATTGCGTTCGTCAACGAGATCGCGACGACGTTGGAGCAACTCGGCATCGATACGACCGAGGTTCTCGACGCCGCGGATACCAAGCCGTTCGGCTTCACGCGGTTCTCGCCCGGCGCAGGCGTCGGGGGGCACTGCATCCCCATTGACCCGTACTTCCTCATCGAGAAGGCAACCTCGAAAGACCTGAATAGCCGCTTCCTAGAGACAGCCCGGGAAATCAACGATAAGATGCCACGGTACGTCGCCGACAAGACTATCCATTATCTGGTTCGGTCGGGTCGGCTCCCCCAGCATGCATCGGTGCTGCTTCTGGGCAAGGCGTTCAAGCCCGATATCCCGGACACGCGGAACAGCCCGTACTTCCCGATCCGGACTGCACTGGAGACTTACGACGTCAGCATACACACGTACGACCCGCTGCTGCCCTCCGAATCGACGGTCGAGTCACCATATCAACCGGTTGACGCCGTTGTCCTCGTCACAGACCACGAGGCGTTCCGCGGACTCGATCCGGAACGATTGGCCGACAGGGGCGTTGAGGTCGTCGTCGACGGACGGAACGTGCTTGATGCGGACGCCATCCGGGCGGCCGGCTTGCGGTACGCCGGCGTCGGCAGACCGTAG
- a CDS encoding glycosyltransferase family 4 protein, producing MRIVVIPFGFFSDDLSSPSLADFSAPLIADRISLLTDEFDDVTLIAGWQEGESMVRHPDGNRYVTIRTTGRASIVKYLYRAVRELGRHRDEEVAVVNFNPHIPGCLLAAYCDAVGIPFVTYFIGLPEGSPGAFDKHLYTFRFLLRRSDGRICLTPKARDRLQELAGVDIEVVPNGVHPMFRPDAKVDAEENLLLYVGRFAPEKRLPLLVRAFARVRERGVDTRLVLIGARRETAKTEVKELAAELGVASSVEVYGRIPRESVPEWMNRARSVVLPSRDEGFGMVLMEAMACGTPPIGMDSGSVPWVIDDAGQLCADEDELVDALERIVADDDYYRQQRERALNRASKFTREQWGINIRKAILNSVA from the coding sequence ATGCGTATTGTGGTTATTCCGTTCGGGTTCTTTTCCGATGACCTCTCTTCACCATCGCTTGCGGACTTCTCTGCCCCGCTAATCGCGGACCGAATCAGCTTGCTCACCGACGAGTTTGACGACGTCACGCTCATCGCTGGCTGGCAGGAGGGCGAGTCCATGGTCCGGCATCCAGACGGGAACAGATATGTCACTATCAGAACGACCGGGAGAGCATCAATAGTGAAATACCTCTATCGGGCGGTCAGGGAACTTGGACGACATCGGGACGAGGAGGTTGCGGTCGTCAACTTCAACCCGCATATCCCGGGTTGTTTGCTCGCTGCGTACTGTGACGCTGTCGGCATCCCGTTCGTCACGTACTTCATCGGACTGCCAGAAGGGAGTCCGGGGGCATTCGATAAGCATCTCTACACGTTCCGGTTCCTGTTGCGACGGTCGGACGGCCGAATCTGTCTCACACCGAAGGCCCGTGACCGGTTACAGGAACTTGCTGGTGTCGATATCGAAGTGGTCCCCAACGGTGTCCACCCGATGTTTCGACCCGATGCGAAGGTTGATGCCGAGGAGAATCTACTGCTGTACGTGGGCCGGTTCGCACCCGAAAAGCGACTCCCCTTACTCGTCCGTGCATTCGCCCGGGTTCGGGAACGCGGGGTCGACACGCGTCTCGTCCTCATCGGCGCACGGCGGGAAACCGCCAAGACAGAGGTCAAGGAGCTCGCGGCGGAGCTCGGCGTCGCGTCAAGCGTTGAGGTGTACGGCCGTATTCCTAGGGAATCGGTGCCGGAGTGGATGAACCGCGCACGGTCGGTCGTACTACCTTCCCGCGATGAGGGGTTCGGGATGGTACTCATGGAAGCGATGGCCTGCGGGACGCCACCAATTGGGATGGACAGTGGCTCGGTCCCGTGGGTCATCGACGATGCCGGGCAGCTGTGTGCGGACGAAGACGAATTGGTGGACGCCCTCGAACGGATCGTTGCCGACGACGACTACTACCGACAACAGCGGGAGCGAGCACTTAACCGGGCGTCGAAGTTCACCCGCGAGCAGTGGGGAATAAACATCCGAAAGGCAATCCTGAACTCTGTCGCCTGA
- a CDS encoding GDP-mannose 4,6-dehydratase: MDLDARFADRPVFVTGADGFVGSHLTERLVEAGANVHVFVRATSSGELRNIRHLRDDITVHRGDLRDKHSVSQALAALQEYDESIIFHLAAQAHVGESWDRPYETIDTNVTGTLNLLQSVVDLDLDISKFDTAGTSEEYGNVNEEMAEKHDFEDDGRVLLSERSPVNPTSIYATSKLAADFLTMNFYDAYGLPGVTTRMFNNYGPRQNPRYITGTIITQALERDIVELGNLTPKRDMCYVTDGVRGHMHVALDGNPGEEYVYGHGENISMREWTETILSVGTQEGYWDDPEIVQREDRYRPGDSDVEELLVGYEKLNAETGWEPEVSWREGVRRTIEWYANNKETWYGRVDWQ; the protein is encoded by the coding sequence ATGGACCTCGACGCTCGTTTCGCTGACCGTCCGGTGTTCGTCACCGGTGCCGACGGGTTCGTCGGCTCACACCTCACCGAACGCCTTGTCGAGGCCGGTGCGAACGTCCACGTGTTCGTCCGGGCCACCTCCAGCGGCGAACTCCGGAACATCCGCCACCTCAGAGACGACATCACCGTCCACCGTGGCGACCTGCGGGACAAACACTCCGTCTCACAGGCGCTGGCCGCCTTACAGGAGTACGACGAGAGCATCATCTTTCACCTGGCGGCGCAGGCCCACGTCGGCGAGTCGTGGGACCGGCCCTACGAGACCATCGACACGAACGTCACGGGAACGTTGAACCTCCTGCAGAGCGTCGTCGACCTCGACTTGGACATCTCGAAGTTCGACACCGCCGGGACCAGCGAGGAGTACGGCAACGTCAACGAGGAGATGGCCGAGAAACACGACTTCGAGGACGACGGCCGCGTCCTGTTGAGCGAGCGCTCGCCGGTCAATCCGACGAGCATCTACGCCACGTCGAAACTCGCCGCCGATTTCCTGACGATGAACTTCTACGACGCCTACGGCCTGCCGGGAGTCACGACCCGGATGTTCAACAACTACGGTCCCCGACAGAACCCCCGCTACATCACGGGGACCATCATCACGCAAGCGCTGGAACGCGATATCGTCGAACTCGGGAACCTCACGCCGAAACGGGACATGTGCTACGTCACTGACGGCGTGCGCGGGCACATGCACGTCGCCCTCGACGGGAATCCCGGCGAGGAGTACGTCTACGGTCACGGCGAGAATATCTCGATGCGGGAGTGGACGGAGACCATCCTCTCGGTCGGCACGCAAGAGGGCTACTGGGACGACCCCGAAATCGTCCAGCGCGAGGACCGGTACCGGCCCGGCGACAGCGACGTGGAGGAACTGCTGGTCGGGTACGAGAAACTCAACGCGGAGACCGGGTGGGAACCCGAAGTCAGTTGGCGCGAGGGCGTCCGCCGGACCATCGAGTGGTACGCGAACAACAAGGAGACGTGGTACGGTCGGGTCGACTGGCAATGA
- a CDS encoding CgeB family protein: MILVIKGYELDRETVASIGTIADAPVVNWNPDNPFQVRSKRRRAEQYLDALPAYDLVYTWGRHLIDPLRSEGAARVEHLPFAHDPFVHHPREVTPAYACEITFVGQWSPKRESILRTLTDYDLQVRGLWWNERCSDPELRSCVKGGHLDAEEYAKAINAGSIVINVVGDHNLPYYNMRTFEIPAVRSVMATTRSEGQQEVFTDGVDCLMYDGPDELATEVDRLLNDRSRLSEVAANGHETVQEHTYRARMESFLQTVKAL; encoded by the coding sequence GTGATCCTCGTCATCAAGGGGTACGAACTTGATCGAGAGACGGTTGCCAGCATCGGTACGATCGCCGACGCACCCGTGGTGAATTGGAATCCGGACAATCCCTTCCAAGTCCGTTCTAAACGCCGACGAGCCGAACAGTATCTTGACGCGCTCCCGGCGTACGATCTCGTCTACACCTGGGGACGACACCTCATCGACCCACTCCGCTCTGAGGGTGCGGCGCGCGTCGAACACCTGCCGTTCGCACACGACCCGTTCGTCCATCACCCGAGGGAGGTAACTCCCGCCTACGCCTGCGAGATCACGTTTGTCGGACAGTGGTCCCCCAAACGCGAGTCCATCCTCAGGACGCTCACTGACTACGACCTTCAGGTACGTGGGCTCTGGTGGAACGAGCGGTGTTCGGACCCCGAACTCCGATCCTGTGTCAAGGGCGGCCACCTTGACGCCGAGGAGTACGCGAAGGCGATCAACGCCGGATCGATCGTAATCAACGTCGTCGGTGACCACAACCTCCCATACTACAACATGCGGACCTTCGAAATCCCTGCTGTCCGCTCCGTTATGGCGACGACGAGGAGCGAGGGTCAACAGGAGGTGTTCACTGACGGTGTCGACTGTTTGATGTACGACGGTCCCGACGAACTCGCCACCGAGGTTGATCGCCTGCTCAACGACAGGAGTCGGTTATCGGAGGTAGCCGCGAATGGTCACGAGACAGTCCAGGAACACACGTACCGCGCCCGTATGGAGTCGTTCCTCCAGACGGTCAAGGCCCTTTAG
- a CDS encoding GDP-L-fucose synthase family protein: MSGDYWAEKTVMVTGGAGFLGSHVVDELRARSPDVDVFVPRSDEYDLRERAAIRRAFVESDADVVLHLAATVGGIGANAENPGRYFYDNAIMGIELLEQARKFDVEKCTILGTICSYPKHTPVPFSEDDLYEGYPEETNAPYGIAKKALLTQSRAYRDQYDFDSIYLLPVNLYGPRDDFDLETAHVIPAIIRKCIEAREAGRESITAWGTGDPTREFLYVEDAAEGIVDATERYDGGDPVNLGSGTEISIRELVETIVEVTGFEGEVEWDTSKPDGQPRRRLDTSRAEERFGWTASTPFEEGLERTVEWYEAHRRTKT; encoded by the coding sequence ATGAGCGGCGACTACTGGGCCGAGAAGACGGTGATGGTCACGGGCGGCGCGGGCTTTCTCGGCAGTCACGTCGTCGACGAACTCCGTGCTCGTTCCCCCGACGTCGACGTGTTCGTCCCGCGGAGCGACGAGTACGACCTGCGCGAACGGGCGGCTATCCGGCGGGCGTTCGTCGAGTCCGACGCCGACGTGGTCCTCCACCTCGCCGCCACCGTCGGTGGCATCGGCGCGAACGCCGAGAATCCGGGGCGGTACTTCTACGACAACGCCATCATGGGCATCGAACTCCTCGAACAGGCCCGGAAGTTCGACGTGGAGAAGTGCACCATACTGGGGACCATCTGTTCGTACCCGAAACACACCCCGGTCCCGTTCAGCGAAGACGACCTCTACGAGGGCTACCCCGAGGAGACGAACGCCCCCTACGGCATCGCCAAGAAGGCCCTGCTCACACAGTCGCGGGCCTACCGCGACCAGTACGACTTCGACAGCATCTACCTCCTGCCGGTGAACCTCTACGGCCCGCGCGACGACTTCGACCTCGAAACGGCCCACGTCATCCCCGCCATCATCCGGAAGTGCATCGAGGCCCGCGAGGCCGGTCGCGAGTCGATAACCGCGTGGGGAACCGGCGACCCGACCCGCGAGTTCCTCTACGTTGAGGACGCCGCCGAGGGCATCGTCGACGCCACCGAACGCTACGACGGCGGGGACCCCGTCAATCTGGGGAGCGGCACGGAGATATCCATCCGCGAGTTGGTCGAGACCATCGTCGAGGTGACCGGATTCGAGGGCGAGGTGGAGTGGGACACCTCAAAACCGGACGGCCAACCGCGGCGTCGGTTGGACACCTCTCGGGCCGAGGAGCGCTTCGGATGGACGGCGTCGACGCCGTTCGAGGAGGGGTTGGAGCGGACTGTCGAGTGGTACGAGGCGCATCGACGGACGAAGACATAA
- a CDS encoding O-antigen ligase family protein — protein MRRRRGFQLTCAAVATTPFTGLDLVWFLSLPDIFLLVAASAVLVSALERGAIDIQRTALLGLFGLCILFGVEVAAIPNAVQPLAGAIWARTRLGNLLLLASVLLTVDSRRDIYVLLRLLCVSLLIVAVLTVLHSVGLVEFGDSVIEPRWIFGYQIPFRRTLGVPMDYGNFGMYMSLGTAYLLYETDQFDNWWALGALPVFLLAVFISQSRSSWLAVGSVVGLILAYKALNIIWGRIRPAFGYSLLAVAVIAVPFAMVGVARWLIAIDPLTLYSRLHAYRTAFSVYLQSPLIGIGRASYFHAYGTEVIHNGVLSILVSFGPLAFVLFLAVYTLAFRTGLQTACRSRTPFLWVTLLAAYAGVSVELMLFDGSYTKILWLTVGLLLSGATVYHSEADRGTVTVRP, from the coding sequence GTGCGAAGGAGACGTGGATTCCAGCTCACGTGCGCTGCGGTCGCTACGACCCCGTTTACCGGACTCGACCTCGTCTGGTTCTTATCCTTACCTGACATTTTTCTGCTGGTGGCGGCGTCGGCTGTACTCGTCAGCGCGCTGGAGCGGGGGGCGATCGACATCCAGCGGACGGCCTTGCTTGGCCTTTTCGGGCTGTGTATCCTTTTCGGTGTGGAGGTGGCCGCGATCCCCAACGCCGTCCAACCGCTAGCCGGTGCCATCTGGGCCCGAACCCGCTTGGGGAACCTCCTCTTGCTGGCCTCGGTTCTGCTCACGGTTGACTCCCGCCGGGATATCTACGTGCTGTTACGTTTGCTGTGTGTCTCTCTCCTGATCGTCGCAGTCCTCACCGTCCTTCACTCCGTTGGGCTCGTCGAGTTCGGCGATTCGGTCATCGAACCGAGATGGATCTTCGGATATCAGATTCCGTTTCGCCGGACACTGGGCGTACCGATGGACTATGGGAACTTCGGGATGTACATGTCCCTCGGGACTGCGTACCTCCTCTACGAGACTGACCAGTTCGACAACTGGTGGGCGCTTGGCGCACTCCCGGTCTTCCTGCTTGCGGTGTTCATCTCACAGAGCCGGAGTTCGTGGCTCGCCGTCGGTTCGGTGGTGGGATTGATTCTGGCGTACAAAGCTCTTAACATCATCTGGGGACGCATTCGACCCGCTTTCGGCTACTCGCTTCTGGCGGTCGCTGTTATCGCCGTACCGTTCGCCATGGTCGGCGTCGCACGCTGGCTTATCGCCATTGATCCGTTGACACTCTACTCCCGGCTCCACGCGTACCGGACCGCATTTTCCGTATACCTCCAGTCGCCGCTCATTGGCATCGGACGTGCGTCGTACTTTCACGCCTACGGCACGGAGGTCATCCACAACGGTGTCCTGAGCATCTTGGTCTCGTTCGGCCCGCTCGCATTCGTACTGTTTCTTGCCGTCTATACCCTCGCGTTCCGAACCGGCCTGCAGACAGCCTGCCGATCCCGTACCCCGTTCCTCTGGGTCACGCTTCTAGCCGCCTACGCTGGAGTAAGCGTCGAACTGATGCTATTCGACGGCTCTTATACGAAGATACTCTGGCTGACCGTCGGCCTGTTGCTGTCGGGTGCCACAGTGTACCATAGCGAGGCGGACCGAGGTACCGTGACAGTGCGGCCGTGA
- a CDS encoding NAD-dependent epimerase/dehydratase family protein encodes MPERAIDTPHVAITGAAGYIGSRVLVELQDQHPDWELTAIDNFYRGDLRTVGGVEVQHVDIRNRDRLEDALDGADVVLHLAAISGVDDCDENPDLAYEVNVQGTENVAWFCRKTGAALAFPFSMAVIGDPQEFPITVDHPRDPINWYGRTKLLSERAIDTFADGAFPAHQFMISNLYGGHEVGGDLVSKGTVINFFLGRALAGETLTVYEPGTQSRNFVHVKDIARAYVLSAERLLDQREAGETGVEKFELASDEDPSVHEVAELVQSAAADHGIDVDVELVENPRAGEETLVDSFEVDTSRAARLLNWEATETVEATVRAALDSRQ; translated from the coding sequence ATGCCTGAACGAGCAATAGACACACCACACGTCGCTATCACGGGCGCGGCTGGCTATATCGGTAGCCGCGTCCTCGTCGAACTGCAAGACCAACACCCCGACTGGGAACTTACCGCCATCGACAACTTCTACCGCGGCGACCTGCGAACGGTCGGCGGTGTCGAGGTCCAGCACGTCGACATCCGGAATCGCGATCGTCTGGAAGACGCGTTGGACGGGGCTGATGTGGTGCTCCACCTCGCGGCGATATCCGGTGTCGACGACTGCGACGAGAACCCTGATCTGGCCTACGAGGTCAACGTCCAGGGTACCGAGAACGTGGCGTGGTTCTGCCGGAAGACAGGCGCCGCGCTGGCGTTCCCGTTCTCGATGGCCGTCATCGGCGATCCACAGGAATTTCCCATCACTGTCGACCACCCGCGAGACCCAATCAACTGGTACGGGCGGACAAAACTGCTCTCAGAGCGCGCTATCGATACGTTCGCCGACGGTGCGTTCCCAGCCCATCAGTTCATGATATCGAACCTCTACGGCGGCCACGAAGTGGGCGGCGACCTCGTCTCGAAGGGGACGGTCATCAACTTCTTCCTCGGCCGCGCGCTCGCCGGGGAGACGCTGACCGTCTACGAACCCGGGACACAGTCGCGGAACTTCGTCCACGTGAAAGACATCGCTCGCGCGTACGTCCTGAGCGCCGAGCGACTGCTGGACCAACGCGAGGCAGGCGAGACGGGCGTCGAGAAGTTCGAACTCGCCAGCGACGAGGACCCCAGCGTCCACGAGGTGGCCGAACTCGTTCAGTCGGCGGCGGCCGACCACGGCATCGACGTCGACGTGGAACTCGTCGAGAACCCCCGTGCTGGCGAGGAGACGCTGGTCGACTCCTTCGAGGTCGACACCTCGCGGGCGGCGCGCCTCCTCAACTGGGAGGCCACCGAGACCGTCGAGGCGACCGTTCGGGCGGCGCTGGACAGCCGTCAGTGA
- a CDS encoding glycosyltransferase family 4 protein, producing the protein MNDYDLAIVTPKYPPDTGGAATYYRLLSAELKESEAVRSLSVLTTVHPSRPFRETNGNRTVYRILPRTSSRGTLLRPFSFLLKQLILLMALTWYCFTYQETVVQIHSTVTFVGRLGYNLPLDWGFRVLRAVTRCRFVLDVRDMSTIPPSAPGFAAVICGSRGIHERCRRKSNIALNRLVEIPVPVDIDGIRTYDRNERLASSLPERYLAFVGDISAAKGAPLLVEAISGMDSNPPVVILGNPVDKAGRQLVRSLPEGAVHLGSRPHDDALQVIDGAEMLVLPSVSEGFPRVVLEAIVLGTPALLTVDVPELSEADIVRILDTRSLSTLRRAIGEEWSEPRGTYWIERHDVGRVCADTVTLHRSLLS; encoded by the coding sequence ATGAATGACTACGACCTCGCCATCGTCACACCCAAATATCCGCCAGATACCGGCGGTGCGGCGACCTACTACCGGCTCCTTTCGGCTGAACTCAAAGAGAGTGAGGCAGTGCGCTCGCTGTCCGTTCTGACAACCGTTCACCCGTCACGACCGTTCCGCGAAACTAATGGTAACCGGACGGTGTACCGCATCCTACCGCGGACGAGCAGCCGTGGCACCCTCCTTCGGCCGTTTTCGTTTCTACTTAAACAGCTCATTCTCTTGATGGCGCTGACGTGGTACTGTTTTACCTACCAGGAAACCGTTGTCCAGATCCACTCGACGGTCACCTTCGTCGGTCGACTTGGTTATAACCTTCCTCTTGACTGGGGTTTTCGTGTTTTGCGTGCCGTGACACGGTGTCGGTTCGTACTCGACGTTCGGGACATGAGCACGATTCCACCTTCTGCTCCGGGTTTTGCGGCTGTCATCTGTGGGTCGAGGGGTATCCACGAGCGGTGTCGTCGGAAGAGCAACATCGCGCTCAATCGGCTCGTCGAAATCCCCGTCCCTGTCGACATTGACGGGATACGGACCTACGACAGGAACGAACGGCTCGCCTCGTCACTGCCGGAGCGTTATCTGGCGTTCGTTGGTGATATCTCGGCCGCGAAAGGTGCCCCGCTTCTCGTCGAGGCGATCTCGGGGATGGACAGCAATCCTCCGGTAGTGATTCTGGGTAACCCTGTCGATAAGGCAGGACGACAGCTCGTTCGCTCGCTCCCTGAGGGCGCCGTGCATCTGGGCTCGCGACCACACGACGATGCCCTTCAGGTTATTGACGGCGCAGAGATGCTCGTCCTCCCCTCCGTTAGCGAGGGATTCCCACGTGTGGTCCTCGAAGCGATAGTTCTCGGTACGCCAGCCCTCCTCACCGTCGATGTTCCGGAGTTGTCCGAGGCGGATATCGTCCGGATACTCGACACACGCTCCCTGTCGACGCTCAGGCGAGCGATTGGCGAAGAGTGGTCAGAACCACGCGGCACCTACTGGATAGAGCGACACGATGTGGGGCGTGTCTGTGCCGACACCGTCACCCTCCATCGCTCGCTCCTCTCGTAG